A region of Pseudomonas marginalis DNA encodes the following proteins:
- a CDS encoding malonate decarboxylase subunit delta codes for METLSFEFPAGQPPTGRALVGCVGSGDLEVLLEPGTAGTLTIQVQTSVNGAEQRWQHLFERIFQEQTPPALNIDIHDFGATPGVVRLRLEQGFEEIGHD; via the coding sequence ATGGAAACCTTATCCTTTGAATTCCCCGCCGGGCAGCCGCCAACAGGCCGTGCGCTGGTGGGTTGCGTCGGCTCGGGCGACCTGGAAGTGCTGCTGGAGCCGGGCACGGCCGGCACGTTGACCATCCAGGTACAGACCTCGGTGAATGGCGCCGAACAACGCTGGCAGCACCTGTTCGAACGCATTTTCCAAGAGCAGACGCCACCCGCCCTGAACATTGATATCCACGATTTCGGCGCCACCCCAGGCGTGGTGCGTTTGCGCCTGGAACAGGGATTCGAGGAGATCGGCCATGACTGA
- a CDS encoding triphosphoribosyl-dephospho-CoA synthase, with amino-acid sequence MRALKLHELSLADRLADMAVDALIDEADLSPKPALVDRRGNGAHSDLHLGLMHASALSLWPMFKAMAEAALELGEVGLPLREALGRIGREGEQAMLVTTHGVNTHRGAIWALGLLTAAAALEPRAITLNAARLALLNDRYAPQSMSHGAQVAQRYGARGAREEAQLGFPAVTQRGLPQLRQSRRQNVGEQNARLDALLAIMTDLADTCVLYRAGLEGLHAMQRGAQAVLDAGGSASLAGRRQLHELDHQLLALNASPGGAADLLAACLFIDRLDGAL; translated from the coding sequence ATGCGCGCCCTTAAACTGCACGAACTCAGCCTCGCGGATCGCCTGGCGGATATGGCCGTCGATGCGCTGATCGATGAAGCCGACCTGTCGCCCAAGCCCGCCCTGGTGGACCGTCGCGGCAACGGCGCCCACAGTGATTTGCACCTGGGGCTGATGCACGCCTCGGCGCTGTCGCTGTGGCCGATGTTCAAGGCAATGGCCGAGGCGGCGCTTGAACTCGGTGAAGTCGGCTTGCCCCTGCGCGAAGCCCTCGGCCGTATCGGGCGCGAAGGCGAACAGGCGATGCTCGTCACCACCCACGGCGTGAACACCCATCGCGGTGCGATCTGGGCCCTTGGCCTGCTGACCGCAGCGGCTGCCCTGGAACCGCGAGCCATAACGCTGAACGCCGCCAGACTGGCCCTGCTCAACGACCGTTACGCGCCCCAATCGATGAGCCACGGCGCCCAGGTCGCGCAACGCTACGGCGCACGTGGTGCCCGTGAAGAAGCGCAACTGGGCTTCCCCGCCGTGACCCAACGCGGTCTGCCGCAACTGCGCCAGAGCCGCCGCCAGAACGTCGGTGAACAGAACGCGCGTCTTGACGCCTTGCTCGCGATCATGACCGACCTGGCCGACACCTGCGTGCTCTATCGCGCCGGCCTGGAAGGCCTGCATGCCATGCAGCGCGGTGCCCAGGCCGTGCTCGACGCCGGCGGCAGCGCAAGCCTCGCCGGGCGCCGCCAACTGCATGAGCTGGACCATCAACTGCTGGCCCTGAATGCCTCCCCCGGTGGCGCCGCCGACCTGTTGGCCGCCTGCCTGTTTATCGACCGCCTCGACGGAGCGTTGTGA
- the mdcA gene encoding malonate decarboxylase subunit alpha, producing MTTTINPDSRWTRRRDEKQRRLGLVKKIADGAVLPSDRIVEALEALILPGDRVVLEGNNQKQADFLSRSLAQTDPAKLHDLHMIMPSVGRSEHLDLFEKGIARKLDFSFAGTQSLRISQLLEDGLLEIGAIHTYIELYARLVVDLIPNVVLSAGFMADRAGNIYTGASTEDTPALIEPAAFSDGIVIVQVNQLVDDVSDLPRVDIPASWVDFVVVADKPFYIEPLFTRDPRHIKPVHVLMAMMAIRGIYEKHNVQSLNHGIGFNTAAIELILPTYGESLGLKGKICRNWTLNPHPTLIPAIESGWVESVHCFGTELGMENYIAARPDVFFTGRDGSMRSNRMFCQLAGQYAVDLFIGATLQVDGDGHSSTVTRGRLAGFGGAPNMGHDPRGRRHGTPAWLDMRHGDAPEALLERGKKLVVQMVETFQEGGKPTFVNTLDAVEVARKSGMPLAPIMIYGDDVTHLLTEEGIAYLYKARSLEERQAMIAAVAGVTAIGMRHNPKDTARMRREGLIALPEDLGIRRTDATRELLAAKSVADLVEWSGGLYNPPAKFRSW from the coding sequence ATGACAACAACAATAAACCCCGACTCGCGCTGGACGCGGCGGCGCGACGAGAAGCAGCGGCGGCTGGGGCTGGTCAAAAAAATCGCAGACGGGGCCGTGTTGCCCAGTGACAGGATTGTCGAGGCGCTTGAGGCGCTGATCCTCCCCGGCGACCGCGTGGTGCTGGAAGGCAACAACCAGAAGCAGGCCGACTTCCTCTCGCGCTCCCTGGCCCAGACTGACCCGGCCAAACTCCACGATTTGCACATGATCATGCCCAGCGTCGGGCGGTCCGAGCACCTGGACCTGTTTGAAAAGGGCATCGCGCGCAAGCTGGACTTTTCCTTCGCCGGCACCCAATCCCTGCGCATCAGCCAACTGCTCGAAGACGGCCTGCTGGAAATCGGCGCGATCCACACCTACATCGAGCTCTATGCACGGCTGGTGGTGGACCTGATCCCCAACGTCGTACTGTCCGCCGGTTTCATGGCCGACCGCGCCGGCAATATCTACACCGGCGCCAGCACCGAAGACACCCCGGCGCTGATCGAGCCCGCCGCGTTCAGCGATGGCATCGTGATCGTGCAGGTCAACCAGTTGGTGGATGACGTCAGCGACTTGCCCCGCGTCGACATCCCCGCCAGTTGGGTGGATTTTGTGGTGGTGGCCGACAAGCCGTTCTACATCGAGCCGCTGTTCACCCGCGACCCGCGCCATATCAAGCCGGTGCATGTGTTGATGGCGATGATGGCGATCCGCGGCATCTACGAAAAACACAATGTGCAGTCCCTCAACCACGGCATCGGCTTCAACACCGCCGCCATCGAATTGATCCTGCCCACCTACGGTGAATCCCTGGGCTTGAAGGGCAAGATCTGCCGCAACTGGACCCTCAACCCGCACCCCACGCTGATCCCCGCCATCGAAAGCGGCTGGGTGGAAAGCGTGCATTGCTTCGGCACCGAACTGGGCATGGAGAACTACATCGCCGCGCGCCCGGATGTGTTCTTCACCGGCCGCGACGGTTCGATGCGCTCCAACCGAATGTTCTGCCAGCTGGCCGGCCAATACGCGGTGGACCTGTTTATCGGCGCTACCCTGCAAGTCGACGGCGACGGCCATTCCAGCACCGTGACCCGTGGCCGCCTCGCCGGCTTTGGCGGGGCGCCGAACATGGGCCACGACCCGCGTGGCCGTCGTCACGGTACGCCGGCATGGCTGGACATGCGCCACGGCGACGCGCCGGAAGCGCTGCTGGAGCGCGGCAAAAAGCTTGTGGTGCAGATGGTCGAGACCTTCCAGGAAGGCGGCAAGCCCACCTTCGTCAACACCCTGGATGCGGTCGAAGTGGCGCGCAAAAGCGGCATGCCCCTGGCGCCGATCATGATCTACGGTGACGACGTCACCCACCTGCTCACCGAAGAAGGCATCGCCTACCTGTACAAGGCGCGGTCCCTGGAAGAGCGCCAGGCGATGATCGCCGCCGTCGCCGGGGTCACCGCCATCGGCATGCGCCACAACCCCAAGGACACCGCGCGCATGCGCCGCGAAGGCCTGATCGCCTTGCCCGAAGATTTGGGCATCCGCCGCACCGACGCCACCCGCGAGCTGTTGGCCGCCAAGAGTGTGGCCGACCTGGTGGAGTGGTCCGGTGGCCTGTACAACCCGCCCGCCAAATTCAGGAGCTGGTAA
- a CDS encoding type II toxin-antitoxin system RelE/ParE family toxin, producing MIVSWKHKGLRAFYETGSTRGINANHAKRLRRMLLILDKAEHPDALDLPGWRFHRLKGDLIDYWSVSISGNWRIIFRMFDDQVELVDYLDYH from the coding sequence ATGATCGTCAGCTGGAAACATAAAGGACTCAGGGCGTTCTATGAGACCGGTTCAACCAGAGGCATCAACGCAAATCATGCAAAGCGCTTGCGCCGCATGCTGCTCATTCTGGACAAGGCCGAGCACCCAGATGCACTGGATCTGCCCGGCTGGCGCTTCCACCGTTTGAAGGGCGACCTGATCGACTACTGGTCAGTCAGCATAAGTGGTAACTGGCGCATCATTTTTCGGATGTTCGACGATCAGGTCGAACTGGTTGATTATCTTGATTACCACTGA
- a CDS encoding HigA family addiction module antitoxin — protein MGMHNPPHPGEILLEDVVPALGITITEMAKRLGFARETFSRILHGHAPVSPDLAVRLERAGVSTAQLWLSMQSAYDLWQAEHREQPLIERFARID, from the coding sequence ATGGGTATGCACAACCCACCTCACCCAGGTGAAATTCTGCTTGAGGACGTGGTCCCAGCCTTGGGCATCACCATCACCGAAATGGCTAAACGTCTTGGCTTTGCCCGCGAAACTTTTTCAAGGATCTTGCATGGCCACGCTCCCGTCAGCCCGGACCTTGCCGTCCGGTTGGAGCGAGCCGGCGTAAGTACTGCACAACTATGGCTATCGATGCAAAGTGCCTACGACTTGTGGCAGGCCGAGCATCGGGAGCAGCCGTTGATTGAGCGGTTTGCGCGGATTGATTGA
- a CDS encoding chemotaxis protein CheW, with protein MLDHRTSQLTGLLLPLADRHLILPNVAIAELIDFQRGEPASDAPPWYLRQVTWRDRQIPLISFEAACGEAGVTGERSRIVVLNALGGRPTLKFIALVIQGIPRSYKLDSELSYVDVPLCPLELAAVQVGEHVAKVPDLMGLEALLVESGLA; from the coding sequence GTGCTTGACCACCGCACCAGCCAACTCACCGGCCTGCTCCTGCCCCTGGCCGACCGCCACCTGATACTGCCCAACGTCGCCATCGCCGAGTTGATCGACTTCCAACGCGGCGAACCGGCCAGCGATGCGCCGCCGTGGTATTTGCGGCAAGTGACGTGGCGGGATCGGCAAATCCCGTTGATCAGCTTTGAAGCGGCGTGCGGCGAGGCCGGCGTGACCGGCGAACGCTCGCGGATCGTGGTGTTGAATGCACTGGGCGGCCGACCGACGTTGAAGTTTATTGCGCTGGTGATCCAGGGGATTCCACGGTCGTACAAGCTCGATAGCGAATTGAGCTACGTGGACGTGCCGCTGTGCCCGCTGGAACTGGCGGCGGTGCAGGTGGGGGAACATGTGGCTAAGGTGCCGGATTTGATGGGGCTCGAGGCGTTGCTGGTGGAGTCCGGGTTGGCGTGA